The nucleotide sequence ACTACCGGCAGTTCAAGCGCTACAGCCGGGCCATGAACGACCAGCATCACCACCTGCGCAACTTGCGCGGCCTGTTCGAATTCCGTTTCGCCAATACGCCCCTACCCCTGGAAGAAGTGGAATCCGCCAGCGAAATCGTCAAGCGGTTGGCGACCGGCGCCATGTCGTTCGGCTCGATCTCCTGGGAGGCGCACACCACGCTCGCCATCGCCATGAACCGGCTGGGCGCCAAATCCAATACCGGCGAGGGCGGCGAAGACCCGGCCCGTTACACCCCGCTCGACAACGGCGATTCCGCCCGCTCCGCCATCAAGCAGGTCGCCTCCGGCCGCTTCGGCGTCACCACCGAATATCTAGTCAACGCCGACGCCCTGCAAATCAAGATGGCCCAGGGCGCCAAGCCCGGCGAAGGCGGCCAGTTGCCCGGCCACAAGGTCAACGACTGGATCGCCCGAGTGCGCCACTCCACCCCCGGCGTCGGCCTGATCTCCCCGCCGCCGCATCACGACATCTACTCCATCGAAGACTTGGCGCAGCTGATCTTCGATTTGAAGAACGCCAACCCGAAGGCGACCATCAGCGTCAAGCTGGTGTCTGAAATCGGCGTCGGCACGGTGGCGGCGGGCGTGGCCAAGGCCCACGCCGATCACGTCACCATCTCCGGCGAGGACGGCGGTACCGGGGCCAGTCCGATCACCTCGATCCAGAACGCCGGCTCGCCCTGGGAAATCGGCTTGGCCGAAACCCATCAGACCCTGGTGCGCAACCACTTGCGCGGCCGGATCGCGGTGCAGGTGGACGGCGGGCTGCGCACCGGCCGCGACGTGGTGATCGGCGCGCTGCTCGGCGCCGACGAATTCGGCTTCGGCACCGCCGCCCTGATCGCCGCCGGCTGCGTGATGATGCGCAAGTGCCACCTCAACACCTGCCCGGTCGGGGTCGCCACCCAAGACCCGGAATTGCGCAAGCGCTTCCCCGGCCAACCGGCCCACGTCATCAATCTGTTCACCTTCCTGATTGAGGAGGTCCGCGAATTGATGGCGCGGCTGGGTTTCCGCACCTTCGACGAAATGATCGGCCGCGCCGACCGGCTCGACATGCGCCGCGCCATCCACCACTGGAAAGCGCGGGGCCTGGATTTCACCCGCCTGTTGGCCATGCCGCCGGCCCCGCCCGGCGTCGCCATCTATCACTGCGAGGAACAAGATCACGGCTTGAGCAACGTGCTGGATCACCAGCTGATCGCCTGGGCCCAACCCGCGTTGGAGGCCCGCCAGCCGGTGCGCTTCGCCGCCTCGATCCGCAACAGCGACCGCACCGCCGGCGCCATGCTTTCCGGCCAGATCGCCCGCCGTTACGGTCACGCCGGCTTGCCGGATGACACCATCCACATCGATCTGCGCGGTACCGCCGGCCAGAGTTTCGGCGCGTTTCTGGCGCGCGGCGTCACCCTGGAGTTGCGCGGCCAAGCCAACGACTACGCCGCCAAGGGACTGTCCGGTGGGCGGCTCATCGTCTATCCGGCGGCGGAAAGCCGCCTGCGCGCCGAGGACAACATCATCGTCGGCAACACCGTGTTGTACGGCGCCATCGCCGGTGAATGTTACTTCCGGGGGGTCGCTGGCGAGCGCTTCGCCGTGCGCAACTCCGGCGCCGTCGCCGTGGTGGAAGGCACCGGCGATCACGGTTGCGAGTACATGACCGGCGGCGTGGTGATCGTGCTGGGCCGAACCGGCCGCAATTTCGCCGCCGGCATGAGTGGCGGCGTCGCTTACGTGTTGGATCAAGCAGGCGATTTTGCCCGCCGCGCCAACAAAGCCATGGTGGTGCTGGAACCCTTGAACGACGCCGAGGAAACCCTCAACGTCCGAGTCTTGCGCGATGACTGGAGCGGCTTGGCCAACGCCGAACTGCCGGACGATTTACTCCGGCACGACGCCCGTCGCCTGCAAATCCTGATCGCCCGGCATTACCTCCATACCGGCAGCGAGCCCGCCCATCGCGTTTTGGAGCAGTGGAACGAGTGGTTGCCGAAGTTTGTCAAAATCATGCCGCTGGATTACCGGCGCGCCTTGCACGACGCGCAGCAGGCCAAGGCTCGCGCTGCCCATGCAGATGACAAGGCCAACGTGGCCGTGGGAGCATAAACGTTATGGGCAAACCGACGGGTTTTCTGGAAATCGTCCGCCGCGAGCACGGTTATGCGCCGGTCGCCGAGCGGGTCACCCACTTTCGCGACTTCATCGCGCCCTTGCCGGAATCGGGTGTTAGCGAACAGGCCGCGCGCTGCATGGATTGTGGCATCCCCTACTGCCATCGCGGCTGTCCGGTCCACAACATCATCCCCGACTGGAACGATCTGGTGTATCGCGGCAACTGGCGGCAGGCGTTGGACGTTTTGCACTCCACCAACAATTTCCCCGAATTTACCGGCCGGATTTGTCCGGCGCCGTGCGAAGCCTCCTGCACCCTCAACTTCAACGATCATCCGGTGACCATCAAGGACATCGAATGCGCCATCATCGACAAGGGCTGGGCGGAAGGCTGGGTCCAGCCCCAGATCGCCTCGCACAGGAGCGGCAAGCGGGTCGCGGTGATCGGCTCCGGTCCCGCCGGCTTGGCCTGCGCCCAGCAACTGGCGCGAGCCGGACACGCCGTGGTGGTCTTCGAAAAGAACGACCGCATCGGCGGCCTGCTCCGTTACGGCATTCCCGACTTCAAGCTGGAAACGTGGTTGATCGACCGCCGGCTGGCGCAACTGCGGGCCGAAGGCGTGGAATTTCGTCCCAACAGTCACGTCGGCGCTGAGATTCCAGCCCGCGCCCTGCTGGCTGAATTTGACGCCCTGGTGCTTTCCGGCGGCGCGGAGCACCCGCGCGATCTGAGCGGGCCGGGGCGCGAACTGCGCGGCATCCATTTCGCCATGGATTTTCTGAGCCAGCAGAACCGCCGGGTGGCGGGCGCAAAAATAGCCGGCGAGGATATTTTGGCGACCGACAAGGCGGTGGTGGTCATCGGTGGCGGCGACACCGGCTCCGACTGCGTCGGCACCTCGATCCGTCAGGGCGCGGGTTCGGTGACCCAGTTAGAGATCATGCCCAAGCCGCCGCTGCACGAAAACAAGCTGCTGACCTGGCCGGATTGGCCGTTGAAACTGCGGACCTCCTCATCCCACGAGGAAGGCTGCGAGCGCGACTGGGCAGTTGCCACCAAACAGTTTCTCGGCCAGGACGGCCAAGTGACAGCGATCCAAATCGTGCGGCTGGAATGGAAGGAGCAAAATGGCCGGCAGGTCATGGTCGAGGTGCCAGACAGCGCATTTGAGCTCAAGGCCGATCTGGTGTTGCTGGCGATGGGCTTCATCCATCCGATCCAGGAAGGGATGCTGAAGGAGCTGGGCGTAGCTCTGGACGACCGAGGCAACGTCGCCGCCGGCACCGACGAATATCAGACCTCGGTCAACAAAATCTTTGCCGCCGGCGACATGCGCCGAGGCCAATCGCTGGTGGTCTGGGCCATTCGCGAGGGCCGGCAATGCGCCCGCGCCGTGGATGAATACCTGATGGGAAGTTCCGAGCTGCCGCTTTGAGCGCGCGCAGCGCAAGGGTTCATCGCCCGAGCGCCGTCCTGAAGCGGTGACGGTGAGAGTGTCGACGCCCAGGGCCGCATCCGGTGCGGTACTGGGCGCGCTTCGATTCTCAGGCCCCCACTCGCTCATTGAAATCCCAGAACGGGTCGGCGTCAGCCGCGTCCGTCGGGAACCTCGACCTCAATGGCGTGTTCCTGGTGATCGTCGACCAATGAAATAGCCGGTTCAAGCTGCTCCACCCCGTCTACCCCCCGCCGGCGCGACGCGCTGGCCGGCGGTCATTGCTGAAACCGGGTTGACGGTTGGCTGGAGGGTTGGGCTTACGGGATCGGGGGGAAATTCAGGGGGTGATTTCCCGACAGCGGCATTGTCTGATGAAGCGAGTCTCATCCAATCCATACAGCGCATCCAGCAGCGCGACTTGTAAGCTTCCCGGTCCCGGCGATCGTTCCGCCGCGACTTCTCCGGCGACGCCAAAGACCGCCAGACCCGCCGCCGCCGCTGTGAAAGCGTCCCGTTCCACAGCCAGAAACGCCCCGATGACCGCCGTCGCCGAGCACCCCAAACCGGTCACCCGCGCCATCAGGGGATGGCCGTTCTCGATGGTCGTGACGCGTTGGCCGTCGGTCACATAGTCCACCGCGCCCGTGATCGCGACCGCCGCTCCAGCGCCAGCGGCCACTTGCCGCGCCCCGTCCAGCGCCGCCGCCGCGCTATCTAGGCTGTCCACACCTTTGCCGCGTCCGGCCTGTCCCGCCGCCAGGGCCAGGATTTCCGAACCGTTGCCCCGGATCACGGTCGGCCCCAATCGCGCCAAAGCCTCGGCCGCCGCTCGCCGGTACGGCGTCGCGCCCGCGCCGACCGGATCGAGAATCCAGGGGATGCCCTGGGCCCGAGCCGTGATGGCCGCCAGTTTAGCCGCCGCGATCTGCTCCGAATACAGCGTGCCGATATTGACGACCAGCGCTTGACTGATGGCGACGAAATCCTCTACCTCGTCGCTGGAATGCACCATCGCCGGCGACGCGCCCAGCGCCAGTAAAGCGTTCGCGGTATTGTTCATCACCACGAAATTGGTGATGTTGTGCACCAGCGGCCGTCGTTCTCGTACGGCGGTCAGCAGCTTCCAAATGGTCTCGGCGGTCAGGCTCATGGCCGGCTCAGGCGTCGAAGATCGGATTGTGTTGTTCGGCCACCCGCACGAAGGTGGTGCGCTTGGTCAGTTCCTTCAGCTGGCCCGCTCCCACATACGTGCAGGCCGAGCGCAGTCCGCCCAGGATGTCCTTGATCGTTTCCGCGACCGGCCCACGATAGGGAACGGTCACGGTTTTCCCTTCCGAGGCGCGGTATTCCGCCACGCCGCCGCTGTACTTTTCCATCGCCGTGCGGGAGCTCATGCCGTAAAATTCCACGAACCGCTGACCATCGCGCTCCAGCAGTTCGCCGCCGCCCTCGTCGTGGCCCGCCAGCATCCCGCCCAACATCACGAAATCCGCCCCGGCCCCAAACGCCTTGGCTACATCGCCGGCACAGGTGCAACCGCCGTCTGAAATGATCTGCCCGGACAAACCGTGAGCCGCGTCGGCGCATTCGATGATCGCCGACAGCTGCGGGTAACCGACCCCGGTTTTCACGCGGGTCGTACACACCGAACCCGGCCCGATCCCGACCTTGACGACATCGGCGCCCGACAGCAGCAACTGCTCGACCATCTCGCCGGTGACCACGTTGCCGGCCATGATGATCTTATCGGGATGGCGTTGCCGCACCTTGGTGATCTGTTCGACGAAATATTCGGAATAACCGTTCGCCACGTCCATGCAAATGAACGACAGCTCCGGCCGACGCGCCAGGATCCGCTCCAGCTTGGCCAGATCGCTGTCGAGGATGCCGGTGCTGACCGCCACATGCATCAGCTGACCCTGCTCCGGCAGCGCGGCGCTGAAGGCTTCCCATTCCTCTGGTGAATAATGCTTGCGCACCGCCGTGAACAATCCTTGTCGGGCCAGCGCCATGGCCATGGCGAAGGTGCCGACGCTGTCCATGTTGGCCGCCATGATCGGGATACCGGTCCAGGTCCGGCCGCTGTGGCGGAACTTGAAGGTCCGCTCCAGGCTCACTTGCGAGCGGCTGCCGAGCGTCGAGCGCTTGGGCCGGATCAATACATCCCTGAAGCCCAGTTTCAGATCGGCTTCAATGCGCATTCAAATCCGACCGTACAGCGTCAGTAGATGCCGGTAATGACCCGCCAGCCGCGGTTCGACCTGATCCCAGCGGAACCGCCAGCGCCAGTTCCCCTCGGCCACGCCCGGCTGGTTCATGCGGTCCGCGCCGCCGAGCGCCAGCACGTCCTGCATCGGCACCACCGCCAGCCGCGCCACTGAAGCCAATGCCGTTCGGACCAGCCGTTCAGGCATTTGTGCCGGACCGCCGCCCAGATAATCGAACATATGATTGCGGGTCGGCTCGTCTAACTCCTCCAGCCAACCCAGCGTGGTGTTGTTGTCGTGGGTGCCGGTATAGACCACCGAATTACTGACGTGATGGTGCGGCAGGTACGGATTTTCCGCGTCGCCCCCGAAGGCGAAATGCAGTACTTTCATGCCCGGCAGGCCGTGTTTGTCGCGCAGCGCCTCGACCGCCGGCGTGATGATGCCAAGGTCTTCCGCCACCAGCGGCAAGCGGCCGAACTCCGCGCGCAGCGCTTGGAACAACTCATCGCCTGGTGCTTCCCGCCACTGTCCCGCCACGGCGGTTTCGGCGTCGGCCGGGATTTCCCAGTACGACTCCAAACCCCGGAAATGATCGATCCTCAATAGATCGAACTGCGTCAATTGCGTGCGAATGCGTTCCTTCCACCACTGAAAGCCGTCGGCGCGCATCGCCGCCCACGCATAATGCGGGTTGCCCCACAATTGGCCGGTGGCCGAAAAATAATCCGGTGGCACGCCGGCCACCACCTCCGGCCGTCCCTCCGCATCCAGTAAAAAGCAATCGCGCCGCGCCCAAACGTCGGCGCTGTCGTAGCCGACGAACAAAGGAATATCGCCGAAAATCAGAATACCGCGCTCGTTGGCGTACTGCTTGAGCGCCGCCCACTGCCGGTAAAACAGAAATTGCTCGAACTGGCATTGCGCCACGGTCTCGGCAAACTGCCGCCGCATCGCCGCCAGCGCATCCTGGTGTCGGTCGCGCAGTTCGCGCGGCCAGTCGAACCAAGCGGCCTGACCGTGGGCCGCGCGGATCGCCTGATACAGCGCGTAATCCTCCAGCCAATCCCGCCGCTCCCGCACGAATGCTTCATACTCGCCTCGCGCCCGATCCGCTTGTTGGAAGCCTTGACGGGCCTCGCTCAAGCGTCGTTGCCGGTAGGTCCAGCCGTCCTCGCCCTCGCTAGGACCGCCGTCCGGCTGAAGCCAGCCCGCCTCGACCAACGGCTCCAGAGCGATCAGCCGCGGGTTGCCGGCATGGACCGATTGCGCCGAATAGGGCGATAGATCAGCGTGCGGCGGCGCGAGAGGCAACGTCTGCCAGACCGTAAAACCGCAGGCGGCCATGAATTCCACGAAGCGGTAAGCTTCCGGTCCCAAATCGCCGTTGTCGTAACCGCCGGGAAGCGAGGTCGGGTGCAGCAGCAAACCCGCGCGCCGCCTTTCTGCTGGCGAGCCTTGGCTCATGCGTGATAACTCCTCAAAAGTGGCTGTTATTTTAGATGTCTGAAGCCGACGCTAGCGTCGGCGCGGCAATTCCTGTCCCAGCATTTCGCGCGTGATGAGAACCACGCCCTTTTCGGTGCGGTGAAAGCGGCGCGCGTCTTCTTCGGGATGCTCGCCGACCACCGTGCCGGGCGGAATCACGCACCCTCGGTCGATGATGACCTTGCTGAGCTGGGAGTAGCGGCCGATGTCGACGCCCGGCAGCACTACCGAGTCCCGTAGTTGCACGTAGGAATGGACTCGAACCCCTAGGAAGAGTAGCGAATGATTGACGTAACCGCCGGAAATAATGCAACCCTCCGCCACCATGGAATCCACCGCCATGCCCCGACGCCCTTCATCGTCGAACACGAACTTGGCCGGAGGCGCCAGATCCAGATAGGTCCAGATCGGCCAGTGTTCGTCGTACAGATTCAAATGCGGGTCGACCTCGACCAATTCCATGTTCGCTTCCCAGAAGGCGTCGACGGTTCCCACGTCTCGCCAGTAGCTCTGCGCCTTGGTTTGCACGTCGCGAAAAGGATAGCTCACGATGCGGCGGTTGCCGATCAGCGGCGGCAGGATATCCTTGGCGAAATCGTGGCTGGACTGCGCCGAGTCGGCGTCCTCGCTCAAGCGTTCGAAGAGGAAGTCGGTGTTGAAGACGTAAATCCCCATCGACGCCAGCGCCACATCATCCTGACCGGGCAGCGTTTCCGGTTCCTTGGGTTTTTCCGTAAACCGAATGACTTCGTTGGCTTCGTTGACCGTCAGCACCCCAAATTCCCGCGCTCGCTCGCGCGGAACCTCGACTGCCCCCACCGTGACATCCGCCTTGCTTTCGACGTGGCGCGCCAGCAGGGGACCATAATCCATCCGGTAAATTTGATCGCCGGATAGGATCAACACGAACTCCGGCTCGTGCAGGCGGATGATATCCATGTTTTGATAAACGGCATCGGCGGTGCCTCGATACCATGACGCGTCATCGGTGCGCTGCTGGGCGGGCAGCAGTTCCACGAATTCGCCGAATTCACCCCGCAGGAACCCCCAACCACGCTGGATGTGCTGGATCAGGGAATGCGCTTTATACTGGGTCAGCACGCAAACCCGCCGGATTCCCGAATTGATGCAGTTGGATAACGGAAAATCGATGATTCGATATTTCCCGCCGAACGGCGTCGCCGGTTTGGCGCGCCACTGCGTGAGATGTTTGAGCCGGCTGCCGCGGCCTCCCGCCAAGATGAGTACGAGAGTTTTCCGAGTCAGTCGGCTGACGAAACGTGAGGTGGTGGCGGCGCTCATGCGTTTGATATCCCTCTTTGCTATGATTTTCCAAATCTCGGGTTCGGACGATTGGATCGGCGACCCGCCGGGTACCCGGTGTCAGCCGGATAGCCAGACCCGATGTCATAACTAATATAGTAGTAGGTCCCGGATGCAACCTATTGTCACTCATAGCGCCCGCACCGGCCCGGAGTGCCCCGGCATCCGGGAGGATCGGTTTTTCTGATGACGGACTCCGAACTCGGCGGCGCTAGCCCGACGCCAGCGCGAACAGCCAGCGAACAGATCATCGCTGACGCCGTTTTGTTGGGGGAGGGACGCCACCCCGATCCCTTTAGAGTGCTCGGTCGCCACGGCCGCGCGGAGCGGATCGCCATTCGTGCGTTTTGGCCGGGTGCCCGGCAGGTTTATCTGGTCGATATCGGCCAACCCCTGCAACGCGTGGCGGAAACCGATCTGTTTGAATGGCAAGGCAAGGTGAGTGCCTTGGCCCCGCATTACCAACTGGCCTGGACCACCGCCGATGGCCGTCAGTTCGCGATGCACGATCCTTACTCCTTCGCACCCCAGTTGACCCTGTATGATCTGCATTTGTTCAACGAGGGTCGCCACCTCCACGCCTACCGGATGATGGGGGCCCATCCGCGCTGGGTGGATGGCATCGCCGGCGTTCTGTTCTCGGTCTGGGCTCCCAACGCCGAACGGGTCAGCGTGGTGGGCGATTTCAACGCTTGGCAGGGTCTTTGCCATCCCCTGCGCCGGCGCGGCCATGTTTGGGAGTTGTTCGTTCCCGGTTTGACGGCGGGGCTGCGCTACCAGTTCGAAATCCGCGTCCGGGAAACCGGTGCTTTGTTGCGCAAAAGCGATCCTTACGGCCGCCTGTTCGAACGGCGGCCGGAGGTTTGCTCGATCGTCGCCGACAATACCGCCTATTCGTGGCGGGATGAAAGTTGGATGCTGCGCCGGCGCCATCAAAAATGGTCGCAGACGCCGCTTTCCGTCTACGAGGTTCACTTGGCCTCATGGCAGCGGGATGGCACCGGCGATTATCTCTCCTATCAGGAGTTGGCCCGACGGCTGGTCGCTTACGTCAGTTCGCTGGGCTTCACCCACATCGAGCTGATGCCGGTCACCGAGCATCCGTTGGACGCCTCTTGGGGCTATCAGACCACCGGCTACTTCGCGCCGACCAGCCGCCACGGCGCGGCGAACGATTTTCGCTGGTTTGTGGATTACTGCCACCAGGCGGGTATCGGTGTCATTCTGGATTGGGTGCCCGGCCATTTCCCCAAGGATGTCCACGGTCTGGCCTGCTTCGATGGCACCTGCCTCTACGAATATGAAGACCCGACCCGGCGCGAGCATCGCGGTTGGGGCACGCTGGTCTTCAATTACAACCGCACTCAGGTGAAGAATTTCTTGCTGGCAAGCGCTTGTTTTTGGCTGGAGGAATACCACCTGGACGGCCTGCGGGTGGATGCCGTCGCCTCCATGCTGTATTTGGATTACGCCCGCGATTCCGGCGAGTGGCGGCCCAATCCCTTCGGTGGCAATGAGAATCTGGAAGCGGCCGTCTTCTTGCGCGAGCTGAATGAGTTCATTCATCGCCGCTTTCAAGGCGTGCTGATGATCGCCGAAGAATCCACCGCTTGGCCGTTGGTGACCCGGCCTTCCTGGATGGGGGGACTCGGCTTTGGGATGAAATGGAACATGGGCTGGATGCATGACACTCTGGAATATCTGACCCTCGATCCCGCCTTGCGCCGCCATCATCAGGAATTGCTGACTTTTGGGCTTCTTTACGCGTTTACCGAGAATTTCATGCTGCCGCTGTCTCACGATGAGGTGGTCCATGGCAAAGGATCGCTGCTGGCGCGGATGCCGGGAGACCGGCGCCAGCGCTTTGCGAACCTGCGGCTGCTTTATTTGTATCTGTGGACCTACCCTGGAAAGAAATTTCTGTTCATGGGTAACGAATTTGCTCAAGAACAGGAATGGGATTTTGCCGGAGTGCTGGATTGGCCTTTGCTGGAACAAAGGGAATGTCGCGGCGTTCAGACGCTGATCTGCGATCTTAATGGCCTGTACCGGTCTCTGGCTAGCTTGCACGCCTGCGAATTTTTCCAGGAAGGCTTCGAATGGCTGGATTGCCACGATCCCGCTCAGTCGGTGATCGTCTACCTGCGCCGGAGTGGCGAGCACCAGGCCGTGATCATTTTCAATTTCGCCGCCACCGCCCGCCTCGGCTATCGCGTGGGTGTGCCGCTGCCCGGACTCTACAAGGAAGTGTTGAATTCCGATGCGGCCCAATACGGAGGTGGCGGCGGAATCAATGGCGAAATCTGCGCCCTCCCGGTTTTTCATATGGGGCAACCTTGCTCCTTACTGGTGAACTTGCCTCCCCTGACCGGGCTGGTGTTGACCCCTGTTCAGTTCGAGATTTTCGAGGGGGGTAATGATGGTTGAACGAGCCGAGCGGATCTTGGAGCGCGGCATGTCTTTGCGGGAGGCTCTCGGGCGTGCGTTATGCGGTGGTCAAACGGCCGGTTTTGACGCCTTGAGTGGCGGTCACTGGGTAGGCGACCGCGATGTTTCCGCTTGGAGGGGTTATCCGTGAAATTGCAGCAACTGCGTTATCTGACGGCGATCGTTCGTAATAACCTGAACATTTCCGCCGCGGCGGAGAGTTTGTATACCTCTCAGCCGGGTATCAGCAAACAGTTGCGCCTGCTGGAAGAAGAACTGGGTGTCGAGCTGTTCAACCGTAACGGCAAGCACTTGACCGAAATTACCCCTATCGGGCAGCAGATTATTCTGAAGGTCGAAACTATTTTGCGTGAAGTCAACAATATCCAGATTTTGGCCGAGGAGTACCGCGATGATCGCCGCGGCAGCTTGTCGCTGGCCACCACCCACACTCAAGCACGCTACGCGCTGCCGCCCGTCATCAAGGTGTTTCGAGAGCGCTATCCGGCGGTCAACTTACAGGTGCATCAGGGCTCGCCGATGCAGATCGCCGAGTTGGTGCAATCGGGCGAGGTTGATTTCGCGATCGCCACCGAGTCCCCGGAATTGTTTGGAAATTTGGTTATGATGCCTTGTTATGTGTGGCACCGTTGCGTGCTGGTTCCAGTCGGCCACCCTTTGAGTCGGGTGGAGCGTTTGACGTTGTATGATGTGGCG is from Candidatus Competibacteraceae bacterium and encodes:
- the malQ gene encoding 4-alpha-glucanotransferase; translation: MSQGSPAERRRAGLLLHPTSLPGGYDNGDLGPEAYRFVEFMAACGFTVWQTLPLAPPHADLSPYSAQSVHAGNPRLIALEPLVEAGWLQPDGGPSEGEDGWTYRQRRLSEARQGFQQADRARGEYEAFVRERRDWLEDYALYQAIRAAHGQAAWFDWPRELRDRHQDALAAMRRQFAETVAQCQFEQFLFYRQWAALKQYANERGILIFGDIPLFVGYDSADVWARRDCFLLDAEGRPEVVAGVPPDYFSATGQLWGNPHYAWAAMRADGFQWWKERIRTQLTQFDLLRIDHFRGLESYWEIPADAETAVAGQWREAPGDELFQALRAEFGRLPLVAEDLGIITPAVEALRDKHGLPGMKVLHFAFGGDAENPYLPHHHVSNSVVYTGTHDNNTTLGWLEELDEPTRNHMFDYLGGGPAQMPERLVRTALASVARLAVVPMQDVLALGGADRMNQPGVAEGNWRWRFRWDQVEPRLAGHYRHLLTLYGRI
- a CDS encoding GMP reductase, which codes for MRIEADLKLGFRDVLIRPKRSTLGSRSQVSLERTFKFRHSGRTWTGIPIMAANMDSVGTFAMAMALARQGLFTAVRKHYSPEEWEAFSAALPEQGQLMHVAVSTGILDSDLAKLERILARRPELSFICMDVANGYSEYFVEQITKVRQRHPDKIIMAGNVVTGEMVEQLLLSGADVVKVGIGPGSVCTTRVKTGVGYPQLSAIIECADAAHGLSGQIISDGGCTCAGDVAKAFGAGADFVMLGGMLAGHDEGGGELLERDGQRFVEFYGMSSRTAMEKYSGGVAEYRASEGKTVTVPYRGPVAETIKDILGGLRSACTYVGAGQLKELTKRTTFVRVAEQHNPIFDA
- the glgB gene encoding 1,4-alpha-glucan branching protein GlgB; the encoded protein is MTDSELGGASPTPARTASEQIIADAVLLGEGRHPDPFRVLGRHGRAERIAIRAFWPGARQVYLVDIGQPLQRVAETDLFEWQGKVSALAPHYQLAWTTADGRQFAMHDPYSFAPQLTLYDLHLFNEGRHLHAYRMMGAHPRWVDGIAGVLFSVWAPNAERVSVVGDFNAWQGLCHPLRRRGHVWELFVPGLTAGLRYQFEIRVRETGALLRKSDPYGRLFERRPEVCSIVADNTAYSWRDESWMLRRRHQKWSQTPLSVYEVHLASWQRDGTGDYLSYQELARRLVAYVSSLGFTHIELMPVTEHPLDASWGYQTTGYFAPTSRHGAANDFRWFVDYCHQAGIGVILDWVPGHFPKDVHGLACFDGTCLYEYEDPTRREHRGWGTLVFNYNRTQVKNFLLASACFWLEEYHLDGLRVDAVASMLYLDYARDSGEWRPNPFGGNENLEAAVFLRELNEFIHRRFQGVLMIAEESTAWPLVTRPSWMGGLGFGMKWNMGWMHDTLEYLTLDPALRRHHQELLTFGLLYAFTENFMLPLSHDEVVHGKGSLLARMPGDRRQRFANLRLLYLYLWTYPGKKFLFMGNEFAQEQEWDFAGVLDWPLLEQRECRGVQTLICDLNGLYRSLASLHACEFFQEGFEWLDCHDPAQSVIVYLRRSGEHQAVIIFNFAATARLGYRVGVPLPGLYKEVLNSDAAQYGGGGGINGEICALPVFHMGQPCSLLVNLPPLTGLVLTPVQFEIFEGGNDG
- a CDS encoding glutamate synthase subunit beta: MGKPTGFLEIVRREHGYAPVAERVTHFRDFIAPLPESGVSEQAARCMDCGIPYCHRGCPVHNIIPDWNDLVYRGNWRQALDVLHSTNNFPEFTGRICPAPCEASCTLNFNDHPVTIKDIECAIIDKGWAEGWVQPQIASHRSGKRVAVIGSGPAGLACAQQLARAGHAVVVFEKNDRIGGLLRYGIPDFKLETWLIDRRLAQLRAEGVEFRPNSHVGAEIPARALLAEFDALVLSGGAEHPRDLSGPGRELRGIHFAMDFLSQQNRRVAGAKIAGEDILATDKAVVVIGGGDTGSDCVGTSIRQGAGSVTQLEIMPKPPLHENKLLTWPDWPLKLRTSSSHEEGCERDWAVATKQFLGQDGQVTAIQIVRLEWKEQNGRQVMVEVPDSAFELKADLVLLAMGFIHPIQEGMLKELGVALDDRGNVAAGTDEYQTSVNKIFAAGDMRRGQSLVVWAIREGRQCARAVDEYLMGSSELPL
- the glgC gene encoding glucose-1-phosphate adenylyltransferase; this encodes MSAATTSRFVSRLTRKTLVLILAGGRGSRLKHLTQWRAKPATPFGGKYRIIDFPLSNCINSGIRRVCVLTQYKAHSLIQHIQRGWGFLRGEFGEFVELLPAQQRTDDASWYRGTADAVYQNMDIIRLHEPEFVLILSGDQIYRMDYGPLLARHVESKADVTVGAVEVPRERAREFGVLTVNEANEVIRFTEKPKEPETLPGQDDVALASMGIYVFNTDFLFERLSEDADSAQSSHDFAKDILPPLIGNRRIVSYPFRDVQTKAQSYWRDVGTVDAFWEANMELVEVDPHLNLYDEHWPIWTYLDLAPPAKFVFDDEGRRGMAVDSMVAEGCIISGGYVNHSLLFLGVRVHSYVQLRDSVVLPGVDIGRYSQLSKVIIDRGCVIPPGTVVGEHPEEDARRFHRTEKGVVLITREMLGQELPRRR
- the thiM gene encoding hydroxyethylthiazole kinase, with product MSLTAETIWKLLTAVRERRPLVHNITNFVVMNNTANALLALGASPAMVHSSDEVEDFVAISQALVVNIGTLYSEQIAAAKLAAITARAQGIPWILDPVGAGATPYRRAAAEALARLGPTVIRGNGSEILALAAGQAGRGKGVDSLDSAAAALDGARQVAAGAGAAVAITGAVDYVTDGQRVTTIENGHPLMARVTGLGCSATAVIGAFLAVERDAFTAAAAGLAVFGVAGEVAAERSPGPGSLQVALLDALYGLDETRFIRQCRCREITP
- the cysB gene encoding HTH-type transcriptional regulator CysB, which encodes MKLQQLRYLTAIVRNNLNISAAAESLYTSQPGISKQLRLLEEELGVELFNRNGKHLTEITPIGQQIILKVETILREVNNIQILAEEYRDDRRGSLSLATTHTQARYALPPVIKVFRERYPAVNLQVHQGSPMQIAELVQSGEVDFAIATESPELFGNLVMMPCYVWHRCVLVPVGHPLSRVERLTLYDVAQYPLVTYVFGFTGRSQLDGAFRSAHLKPSVVFTATDADVIKTYVRLGMGVGIVARMAYDPKQDQDLVRLDASHLFPSNITKIGFRRGMFLRRYMYDFMELFSAHLQRERVRAVERLQTVEEIAEVFEGLELPVR